From Ictalurus punctatus breed USDA103 chromosome 2, Coco_2.0, whole genome shotgun sequence:
ttgcaaatcattgcattctatttttatttacattttacacagcgtcacaacttttttggattTGGGGTTATAATACTAATTTGGATGTTTTTATGGAGACATCGGGTCAGTTGTTAGTGTGAAGGAAAATGTTATTAGCCATATACCGATGGCCTATTTGACAAACTAttctttgtgtttgttattAATATGTTAACAGTGGGTGGTTTAGTGGCTAggacattcgcctcacacctccaacgttgggggttcgattcccgccctGCATGTGCggagtttggatgttctccctgtgctgctatATTACTTTTGCAGTCATAACATATGGCAACAGAAACTCCTCATATAATTATCTGGAATGTGAACAGATTGAATGGTCTCATTAAGTGAGCTGCCTGTCTTAATTATTTTCATAGACAGCACGTTGACCTGGCACTTAATCAAGAGTCGCGTTTGAGGAAATCAGACGTCCAGAGGTTCTCtaataaattttattatgtTGCTGCATCGACTTAATCAGACAGTAAATTTCGGGGTTCGTTTGTCGCGTTGAAGGCTTTCTTTTAACATCTTGGAAAGATACAGCTGTGAGGATGGTAGTGTATCATTCATAAAAGCATATATAGCGGGTCagaatttcacttttatttcgATTTACACTCTGAGTGAaattgttttcctgttttaacTACTTAACTTTACTGCGAATCCGGGATTGTTTCCTAATCATCGGTGCTCATATGAACACAGTAGCTGATGCATGCCATGACCGCTCCTGATTGCATAATCATTTAACACAGACTTTATTGACTACTGCTCTGTAGGTTTATGTCCGATTTTAGAGTAATTGATGTATATCGCACTCTTCATCCCACTATGAGGCAGTACACCTTCTATTCTTACACACATGAAAGTTACTCTAGACTGGATTATATTCTCATATCTTCTGCTTCATATTCAGAAATACACAGTGTTGTAATTATGTCCTCTATATCTGACCACAGTGTAGTCTCAGCTAAAATCTCTTTTGTGTCTGTACCAATCAAGGCTGCATTTTAACAATACACTGTGGTTTATAGAGGTGAATACCGGTTCAGGGGATAATCCTCGTTTTCTCTGGGATGCTGTAAAGCGTTGCAGACGGGATTCTTCTACCTCATTTGCATCTCACCTAAATAAAACTAGATTAAACGCAATATGTACTCTTGAGACAAAATTAAAGAGGCTAGAGTGTCTTCAACAGAGTTCATATTCTGAGAATGTCCAGTAAAGAAATAATAGTGACACATGTAGAACTCAGTCAGAGGCCGACTTACCATTAGGCAAACGTTGGCAATTGCTACCAAGGGCCCCCAAAACACTGCATGAACTTGTagttaagaaagttttatttttacttttctctaatgaattatgtttttctaaaaatccatacgctaaaatgccatcagaatgcTTAATTTATGAGTGTATCAACGCTCGTGCATACACCGGCGACGTCACGTGTAGTGTACAGACAGAGTAAAAATGAAGTGAAGCAGCGGTGCTGAAAAAGGAGAGAGTGGGAGGAAAGCAAAAAGTTTTTATCAAAGCCTGTAAAGTGTTTTAAATTAACAGATTTTGCCTTTTGCGTGAAGACAAGGCTCTAGCATTACAGCCAAAGAACAGCAAGGCTGGGACAGGCAGCAgggttcattctctctctctctctctctctctctctctctctctcactctctctctctctctcacactctctctcaatctctctccatctctctgtctgtgtgtgtctctctctctgtccttctctctgtccttctctctctctctctctctctctctctctctctcactctctgtctctctctctccctctctctctctctctctctccctccccataTGAATCTGAACTCTGCAGACATGATCATATGTGAGTTTAATGTCACATGATGATAGTGTGCCATTCAGACGTGGATACatgttcagtgctacttcaaataaatatgtttaaatattaccacaatttagaaaaaataagAATATTTGAATAAGCTGCTGTCCTACTGTAGCATACAGCAACTTACTGTTTGCTCTTGGTTAGTGGTCATAGTGAAAtagacttatttattaatataggcctaatatcaAGATTAATttcataatgttaatattagaaaataaaattttttattattattattattattattattattattattattattatgttatattatagtagtgatagtagtagtggtcTATTTTGGGGGGTTAAATGATGAGATGTGGATTCATGTTAGTGCTAAAATAAAAAGGTTCAGTCCTGATTGAGGAGTTGTACAGCTGAGTGGGGCAGCTCtcctacactgcacccagatgatgccccctgactagctaacatgctgtcttgattgttttatattctttgtcacgctgttcttctgtttctgtttgcctattttacaaatatgacttgatatctgttcagtgctacttcaTATAAATATgcttaaatagcatttatgtttctgtattgttatatttttatgctaGTAACTGGTGTTAAAAATTGGTCTAACCATCAATGAACCGGGGTGTTATGATGGTGCATGTTGTGGGCCGGGTGTGGTGGTCCGCTAAGGGCCAGAAACTCTAGGGCCACTTTTTGGTCCCAGttcacccctgattattgctattaatgctGAATAACAacatgtgctgaaaatgtaaatgtcgatgttaaaacactgaaatgagggccccattTCTACATTTTGCCTAGGTCCCCTAAATCACTAAATCTGCCCTTGAACTCAATTCTTTGTTACACCATAGAGCTGAGTTTCTGATGCAAAAAATGAGGAGAATCTATTACTTCAATGGGGCTAAGCCAAGTCATCTCCTAGCTCTTAGGCTGAAGAACAgtgaaaaatattcaaatattatggCAATTCAAACTCCCAATGGCTTGATAAGTGAACCCAAAGGAATGAATACAGAATTTAAATCTTCTTATTAGAAATTATGTCAATCTGATTTGGCTTTTTGTGAGATGGCATGTGATGACTTTCTTCAGGCTCTCACGCTTCCATATCTATCTGATGATGATAGATAGAATGTGCACTTCTGAACGTTCCAATTTCATTAGAAGAATTAAAGGAAGCTCTTATAGCCATGAAGAAGGGGAAGTCATTGGGATGGGATCGAATCCCTCCAGAATTATATCTTACTTTTTGGGAAGAGATGTGGTTGTTAAATACAATTAATCACTCTATTTGAGAGAGTTCTTTCAATTATAGTGCTAGTagtaatttaattgaataatttaatttccatattcattaataatcatTCATTCTTATTAATACAGTACATGTTTTCATTAATGACTGTGAGCATGCTTCACTCCAGTGTCATGTGCCATATTACTAACAgtgataaaaacagtcattagtTTCAATAAGTTTTGTCTTTTCTGTAGGAAGAAGAGAAACTTCAACCCGCTCGAGAACAAACACAACACTTCCATCAGAACCGCCTCAGAGTAAAACAACAAACTCTCCACCTGCATCATCCTCaacaacactggaacaagataaacagcaaacacacagcagcCTCCCTCcaggtgccaaaacttttcatCAGCAATGAAGATACACAtctgtattattacatttatttattagtacaTACTGTTTTACATTCTGTTTGTTGGCTACACAGaggcaggcacacacacacacacacacacacacacacacacacaccatgtgaaTTGCACCACATGTTACCTGAATTTAACCCACTATTTTTGTTTCCCAGTTTAGACgataaaaacagattttaagtttaactgAAATCCTAAAgtcattaatccaaacagttatttttaatcatttttgtcttttcagtaGGAAGAAGAGAAACTTCAACACACTCGAGGAAAACAGACACAACACGTCCATCAGAACCGCCTCAGAGTAAAACAACAAACTCTCCACCTGCATCATCCTCaacaacactggaacaagaTAAACAGCAAACACACCGCAGCCTCCTTctaggtgccaaaacttttcatcagcaatgaaaatacacatctgtattattacatttattaacattttggtgtgttttattgcacAGTTTTCGGCATTCTGGCGGTTTTACTGCTGGTGATACCCGGTGTAGTGGCATTTATTTGTTGGAGACGCAAAGGTAcaacgcacacgcacacacacacacacacacacacacacacacacacacacacacacacacacaacagattcTGAGATTGATGAACTGAATCCTGTAGAAGCagcagcacttctgtaagtgtcTCTGGATAAGGAAAATGAAATTGTGTAGTTTCCACTAGAGGTGTGATTTCTGAGGTCTTTTCTCTTTAGGAGGAAGATGTGGAGAGAAGGTGATTACTGAAGGACGTCCGGACTGTAAGAGAAAGCGGAAGGATCAGGTTAGTGTACATGCAGGCCTGAGCtcagctgcatttttattattatctttaagTCTTTGAATCAGaagataaatgactgaaaaggaACTATAAAATTTCATCAAATTCTCCTCGTCCATCAGAGTCCTACTGTATTCTAAATTTAATCTCCATTTCATTCTGCATGGCTTCTACAGTAACAGTTAGCAGATTTGTTTCTACCTTTAGAGATTTAGTTGTATTTGTGATAcactgcaggtaacacacatgaAACACACATGCTTTCACTGAACAGtgagttataggaaaatatcttcTGCTGCTTCTATCAGAACAACACATGGGCAGTGTTTAGCTGAATGGTTGCGTCATTGGACCTCTCCTTGGAAAGTTGTGAGTTTAAATACCAGTTCTGCTGCTGGAcccatgagcaaggcccttaaccctcaactgctcagatataTAAAAGCACTAGAAactggtgtctgtgtgtgtgtgtgtgtgtgtgtgtgtgtgtgtgtgtgtgtgtgtgtgtgtgtgtgtgttatatgtataATTTTCATGTTCTGTCTTTCCACAGACTGAACCTGGTGTTACTTACTCTACTGTAACCCACATGAACACAGCCGGAGCAGCACGGGTCCAGATCAACGCTGGAGACAAAACTGAATATGCCAGCATTCTAACAATCTAATCCACAGTAAATATCTAGAATAATACTGAATACATGCAGTATATTAAATACACACCATGTTAAGCATGATGAGCATGTTActgtgactttttttatttgaccaTAAATAGCAGATTTAATCATATTTGTGTGCTGATGGATAATCCTGCAAATTATATTTTGAGTGTTTgtcatttattatcatttattattttgtatcatttgtttttttatttacatttatggcatttggcagacgcccttatccagagcgacttacatttatctcatttaaacaGCTGATCAATtgggggttaagggcctcgccaAAGAGTCCAAcaatggtagcttggcagtgctgcggcttgaactcctgaccttctgatcagcaacCCAGAGACTTTAACCACTGAGACACCTCTTATATGTTCTAGAAATCTTTTGTCATCACCCTGTTTTGTGTAATACGACTGCTGTAGAAGTTCTTGTTTGTGACTGTCGTGGGAAAGTCTCTCTGGACTGAATGTGTGTTTCTAAACTAGTTGTGGTGAAATTGTTGTGAAAACATTATTGCATGTTAAAGGGTGCATGATAGTGTGCTTGTTGAGTGTGGAGTATCACACAGTATTCTCTGTGCATGGCACAACTTTCATTAACTTTGAGAAAGAGGAAGTAGCCATTTTCCCATCAGTCTCCACTGCCCTGACCACAGTCTCGTGGTACCTCTGACACGCTGAGTGTCTCACAGTGGCTCTGAAGTATCATGAGAACGCTAGTTATGAACACAACTGTGGTTTTATAAACTGCTAATACTTGTCAGAGGCGTGTGTATGACCTTTCAACAAAGTCATAAAGTGACATGATTGTAATTTAGCATCCTGCATAATATCTTAAAGAGGGGCCTTAAAGGACTCTAGCACATGTGAGGAGGGGAATTGCTGTTACACCTGCTGTCGGTCCTTAATAATGTCTGTCCCTTGTCAGAGTGGCAGTGAACCAGCCTCATGCTGATGAATTGTGCAGCTTGTTCCACTGTGAGACCAAGTGCTGGAAATAGGCATCGTGCATGAACCGCTGACATGAACCAATCCTGTGGTTGCATGGCATAGATTACATCTGACACCCTTAGCATTCAGTGTTTTAGTATGTGAAAATCTCACTTTGCTGGAACATAGCATCCTCTTTTCcataaagagaagaagaaaagaaaacatatgtACTATGGCTTATATACAGCATGGTGCAGCTATAgggttaatttatttattaattcatgttcagtaactgttttatcctggtcagcgtCGTCATGGATTCAGACTCTATCCCAgcaacactgggcacaaggtgggagaattcagatgggacgccagtccatctcagagcaccattcacacacattcacacccagggGCAATCTAACATAGTAAACCTGCATGTTTTtagacagtgggaggaaaccgcacacacaaacacaaggagGACATGCAAACCTCTGCACAGACATTAACATGGTTTCATTTAAGGATCTATAAGGATCTTGTTGACTGCACAATCATGTCTacactcttttattttttaagtcttCCAGGCATCTCACCAGGTCTAAACATTTAaggtataaatgtttttttgttttctttacattAAGTTTCTCACTCTTCTTGGGTTTGCTTGTGCACACACttcttaaataatataatattcatcatttgaaaatatattaaagctTTTACTTGAAACATTTGTAAAATTCGTGTAGCTTGTTTGTAGCTTATATATTTTCCTACTATTTGcagtgataaaaataaataaaaaattatagtgGAGCATGATATTTGAAAGTTTTATTGTAGCACAATCACATCCCTAATAttttcacataaataaatacatttgaagcACAGAATTTTATCAGAATCATAACGGATTAAAATTATGAAACTAACAGCCTCGGATTTCGGGCTCCAATAATTACAGCACACCACCAGATGTCGCTGCGGTCTAGGTTTTCAATGCTCCAAAACTTCAGCTCAATCAGGAAGAAGtatcaagaatttttttttattagttcaCCATTTTGTGAAATCTTATTTATACATGGAAAAAGTTTGATTGAAATGTAACTTCTTTAAAGATTTGTAACTAATAtgcaattattaaaaaattaatttgttAGAAGAGGAGGACTTTATGAAAGACATTTTCTGCTTGCTGTAAATAAAGGATCAAAATTGCTCTTATAACAATCTAGGCTGGATAACATTAATATGAGAAAAGCTGGGAGAGAAAACTAT
This genomic window contains:
- the LOC128634940 gene encoding uncharacterized protein LOC128634940, whose translation is MKCCSLSADNPTKITGHTGGSVLFPCSCSDLHTKPQRFTWRSDRTGRLKEMLNDEHYRGRLQLFNHISPANLSLLISDLREEDQGLYSCRTEKEYRDIWLNVKGRRETSTRSRTNTTLPSEPPQSKTTNSPPASSSTTLEQDKQQTHSSLPPGRRETSTHSRKTDTTRPSEPPQSKTTNSPPASSSTTLEQDKQQTHRSLLLVFGILAVLLLVIPGVVAFICWRRKGGRCGEKVITEGRPDCKRKRKDQTEPGVTYSTVTHMNTAGAARVQINAGDKTEYASILTI